The following proteins are co-located in the Micromonospora coriariae genome:
- a CDS encoding response regulator produces MIKVLIADDQAMVRQGFGALLAAQPDLLVVGDAADGAQAVAAARRLDPDVVLMDVRMPVLDGLAATRKLLGDRSAQRPRVLILTTFDLDDYVYEALRAGASGFLLKDAPAADLVQAVRVVAAGDALLAPAVTRRLIAEFAARPDRHRPRPTDLAGLTPRETEVLRLIARGRNNTEIAGDLVVAEQTVKTHVGRILAKLGLRDRVQAVVLAYETGLVAAGE; encoded by the coding sequence ATGATCAAGGTGCTGATCGCCGACGACCAGGCGATGGTCCGGCAGGGCTTCGGGGCGCTGCTCGCCGCCCAGCCGGACCTGCTGGTGGTCGGTGACGCCGCCGACGGCGCGCAGGCCGTCGCCGCGGCCCGCCGGCTCGACCCGGACGTGGTGCTGATGGACGTGCGGATGCCCGTGCTGGACGGGCTGGCCGCCACCCGCAAGCTGCTCGGCGACCGGTCGGCGCAGCGCCCCCGGGTGCTCATCCTCACCACCTTCGACCTGGACGACTACGTGTACGAGGCACTGCGCGCCGGGGCCAGCGGCTTCCTGCTCAAGGACGCCCCGGCGGCCGACCTGGTGCAGGCGGTGCGGGTGGTGGCGGCCGGGGACGCGCTGCTCGCCCCGGCGGTCACCCGCCGGCTGATCGCCGAGTTCGCGGCCCGCCCGGACCGCCACCGGCCCCGCCCCACCGACCTGGCCGGGCTCACTCCGCGGGAGACCGAGGTGCTGCGGTTGATCGCCCGGGGCCGCAACAACACGGAGATCGCCGGCGACCTGGTGGTGGCCGAGCAGACGGTCAAGACGCACGTCGGGCGGATCCTGGCCAAGCTCGGGCTGCGCGACCGGGTCCAGGCCGTGGTGCTGGCGTACGAGACGGGTCTGGTCGCCGCGGGCGAGTAG
- a CDS encoding sensor histidine kinase, with protein sequence MNRQPIAVALRALRQTLLGPDAPPGRPLLARWPRLARHAAPVGLLAALGLFWITVAVESDWGLPTPIAVLFAAMTVAPLLALPRRPLLAWRLTVLALLVCTFNAPADTPGPWTPPLALGSIAVVAVVVARVDRPVLVWVVAITTVPVFTLVRAENRAAVLALLGALAIVGDLIRRNRMSRRALAEQTELSEREHERRAVLEERTRIARELHDVVAHHMSLIAVQAETAPYRLTDVPAPVAAEFTAIAGSARDALTDMRRLLGVLRSESTGPQTAPQPDLADLETMVEAARRAGLPVTLDAEQVQVERVPTPVGLAAYRIVQEGLANAARHAGGAAVRVTVRAGRSSLGVRVQNAPPDSTDARPGTEAGAGHGLTGMRERAVSLGGTFTAGTLPDGGYAVAVELPYDVEDADR encoded by the coding sequence GTGAACCGGCAACCGATCGCCGTGGCCCTGCGGGCCCTGCGGCAAACCCTGCTGGGCCCGGACGCCCCGCCCGGGCGGCCGCTGCTGGCCCGCTGGCCCAGGCTGGCCCGTCACGCCGCCCCGGTCGGGCTGCTCGCCGCGCTCGGCCTCTTCTGGATCACGGTGGCCGTGGAGAGCGACTGGGGCCTGCCGACGCCGATCGCGGTGCTGTTCGCGGCGATGACCGTGGCGCCGCTGCTGGCGCTGCCCCGGCGTCCGCTGCTGGCCTGGCGGCTGACCGTGCTGGCCCTGCTGGTGTGCACGTTCAACGCGCCCGCCGACACGCCCGGCCCGTGGACCCCGCCGCTGGCGCTCGGGTCGATCGCGGTGGTCGCGGTGGTCGTCGCGCGGGTCGACCGGCCGGTGCTGGTCTGGGTGGTGGCGATCACCACAGTGCCGGTGTTCACCCTGGTCCGCGCCGAGAACCGGGCCGCTGTCCTGGCGCTGCTCGGCGCGCTGGCGATCGTCGGCGACCTGATCCGGCGCAACAGGATGTCCCGGCGCGCGCTGGCCGAGCAGACCGAACTGAGCGAGCGGGAGCACGAGCGCCGCGCGGTGCTGGAGGAACGCACCCGGATCGCCCGGGAACTGCACGACGTGGTGGCCCACCACATGTCGCTGATCGCCGTGCAGGCGGAGACCGCGCCGTACCGGCTGACCGACGTGCCGGCGCCGGTCGCGGCGGAGTTCACCGCCATCGCCGGTTCGGCCCGCGACGCGCTCACCGACATGCGACGGCTCCTCGGCGTGCTGCGCAGCGAGTCGACCGGCCCGCAGACCGCGCCGCAACCCGACCTGGCCGACCTGGAAACGATGGTGGAGGCGGCGCGCAGGGCTGGGCTGCCGGTGACCCTGGACGCCGAACAGGTGCAGGTCGAGCGGGTGCCCACGCCGGTCGGGCTGGCCGCGTACCGGATCGTGCAGGAAGGCCTGGCCAACGCGGCCCGGCACGCGGGCGGCGCCGCGGTGCGGGTCACCGTCCGCGCCGGCCGCTCCAGCCTGGGGGTACGCGTGCAGAACGCACCGCCCGACTCGACCGACGCCCGGCCGGGCACCGAGGCCGGAGCCGGGCACGGGTTGACCGGCATGCGGGAGCGGGCCGTCTCGCTCGGCGGTACGTTCACCGCCGGGACGCTGCCCGACGGGGGTTACGCGGTGGCGGTCGAGCTGCCGTACGACGTGGAGGACGCGGACCGATGA
- the fabG gene encoding 3-oxoacyl-ACP reductase FabG, which produces MARTVLVTGGNRGIGLAIAQAFAKQGDRVAVTHRSGEAPDGLFGVRADVTDADSIDAAFTAVEAELGPVEVLVSNAGITDDTLLLRMSEEQFTGVLDTNLTGAFRCAKRASGKMLRARWGRMIFVSSVVALSGGAGQVNYAASKAGLVGVARSITRELGSRNITANVVAPGFIDTDMTAGLSDDRKAEIRKSIPAGRMAHPDEVAAVVTWLAGDAAGYVSGAVIPVDGGLGMGH; this is translated from the coding sequence GTGGCCCGTACCGTGCTGGTGACCGGGGGGAACCGGGGAATCGGCCTGGCCATCGCGCAGGCCTTCGCCAAGCAGGGCGACCGGGTTGCGGTGACCCACCGCAGCGGCGAGGCGCCCGACGGTCTGTTCGGGGTGCGGGCCGACGTCACCGACGCCGACTCGATCGACGCCGCCTTCACCGCGGTGGAGGCCGAGCTGGGGCCGGTCGAGGTGCTGGTCTCCAACGCCGGTATCACCGACGACACGCTGCTGCTGCGGATGTCCGAGGAGCAGTTCACCGGCGTGCTGGACACCAACCTCACCGGCGCGTTCCGGTGCGCCAAGCGGGCCTCCGGAAAGATGCTCCGGGCCAGGTGGGGGCGCATGATCTTCGTCTCGTCGGTGGTCGCGCTCTCCGGCGGCGCAGGTCAGGTCAACTACGCCGCCAGCAAGGCCGGCCTGGTCGGCGTGGCCCGCTCGATCACCCGGGAGCTGGGCAGCCGCAACATCACCGCGAACGTGGTGGCGCCCGGCTTCATCGACACGGACATGACCGCCGGCCTGTCCGACGACCGCAAGGCGGAGATCCGCAAGTCCATCCCGGCTGGCCGGATGGCCCACCCGGACGAGGTCGCCGCGGTCGTCACCTGGCTGGCCGGCGACGCCGCCGGGTACGTCTCCGGGGCCGTGATCCCGGTCGACGGTGGCCTCGGTATGGGCCACTGA
- the fabI gene encoding enoyl-ACP reductase FabI — MSGLLAGKRLLVTGVITDASIAFSVAKLAQENGAQVVLTGFGRLSLVERIAKRLPEPAPVIEVDVTNTEHLASLADRVREHVDGLDGVVHSIGFAPQSCLGGGFLDAPWEDVATALHVSTYSYKSLAMAALPLMSAGGAVVGLTFDATKAWPVYDWMGVAKAGLESASRYLALHLGKQGIRSNLVAAGPLRTIAAKSIPGFDQFEDAWTQRAPLGWSLTDQEPAARACLALLSDWFPATTGEIVHVDGGYHAIGA, encoded by the coding sequence ATGTCCGGACTGCTCGCCGGTAAGCGGCTGCTGGTCACCGGTGTCATCACCGACGCCTCGATCGCCTTCTCGGTGGCGAAGCTCGCCCAGGAGAACGGCGCGCAGGTCGTGCTGACCGGCTTCGGACGGCTCTCCCTGGTCGAGCGGATCGCCAAGCGACTGCCCGAGCCGGCCCCGGTGATCGAGGTGGACGTGACCAACACGGAGCACCTGGCCAGCCTCGCCGACCGCGTCCGCGAGCACGTCGACGGGCTCGACGGCGTAGTGCACTCCATCGGCTTCGCCCCGCAGAGCTGCCTGGGCGGCGGCTTCCTCGACGCCCCCTGGGAGGACGTGGCGACCGCGCTGCACGTCTCCACCTACTCGTACAAGTCGCTCGCCATGGCGGCGCTGCCGCTGATGTCCGCCGGCGGCGCGGTGGTCGGCCTGACCTTCGACGCCACGAAGGCGTGGCCGGTCTACGACTGGATGGGCGTGGCCAAGGCCGGCCTGGAGTCCGCGTCCCGCTACCTGGCGCTGCACCTGGGCAAGCAGGGCATCCGCAGCAACCTGGTCGCCGCCGGGCCGCTGCGCACCATCGCCGCCAAGTCGATCCCCGGTTTCGACCAGTTCGAGGACGCCTGGACCCAGCGGGCTCCGCTCGGCTGGAGCCTCACCGACCAGGAGCCCGCCGCGCGGGCCTGCCTGGCGCTGCTGTCCGACTGGTTCCCCGCCACCACCGGCGAGATCGTGCACGTCGACGGCGGCTACCACGCCATCGGCGCCTGA
- a CDS encoding ferrochelatase, protein MAYDAVVLVSFGGPERPEDVMPFLQNVTRGRGVPPERLAEVAEHYQHFGGVSPINQQCRDLLAAVRADFAAHGLDLPVYWGNRNWDPLLADTVTQMRDDGVTRALAFVTSAYGGYSSCRQYQEDIAAARAAVGPDAPVIEKLRQFWDHPGFVEPHVDAVRAALGQLDPAKRDTTRLVFSAHSVPTSMAANAGPHGGRYEAQLRETARLVAAAAAPDLPYDLVWQSRSGPPQVPWLEPDINDHLATLAQGGTTGVVVSPIGFVSDHLEVVWDLDTEALETAKQLGLDFVRAGTPGTDPRFVAMVRELVTERTDPDGAQLRRRLGDLPMWDTCPTVCCVPTRRP, encoded by the coding sequence ATGGCGTACGACGCGGTGGTGCTGGTGTCCTTCGGTGGGCCGGAGCGGCCCGAGGACGTGATGCCGTTCCTGCAGAACGTGACCCGGGGCCGCGGCGTGCCGCCCGAACGGCTGGCCGAGGTCGCCGAGCACTACCAGCACTTCGGCGGGGTGTCCCCGATCAACCAGCAGTGCCGTGACCTGCTGGCCGCCGTCCGCGCCGACTTCGCCGCACACGGTCTCGACCTGCCCGTCTACTGGGGCAACCGCAACTGGGACCCGCTGCTCGCGGACACCGTGACCCAGATGCGCGACGACGGCGTCACCAGGGCGCTCGCCTTCGTCACCAGCGCGTACGGCGGCTACTCGTCCTGCCGGCAGTACCAGGAGGACATCGCCGCAGCCCGGGCCGCGGTCGGCCCGGACGCCCCGGTCATCGAGAAGCTGCGCCAGTTCTGGGACCATCCCGGCTTCGTCGAGCCGCACGTCGACGCGGTCCGTGCCGCCCTGGGGCAGCTCGACCCGGCGAAGCGGGACACCACCCGGCTGGTCTTCAGCGCCCACTCGGTCCCTACCTCGATGGCCGCCAACGCCGGCCCGCACGGCGGCCGGTACGAGGCGCAGCTGCGCGAGACCGCCCGGCTGGTGGCCGCGGCCGCCGCTCCCGACCTGCCGTACGACCTGGTGTGGCAGAGCCGCTCCGGCCCGCCGCAGGTGCCGTGGCTGGAGCCGGACATCAACGACCACCTGGCGACCCTCGCGCAGGGCGGCACCACCGGCGTGGTGGTCAGCCCGATCGGGTTCGTCTCGGACCACCTGGAGGTGGTGTGGGACCTGGACACCGAGGCGTTGGAGACCGCCAAGCAGCTCGGCCTGGACTTCGTCCGGGCCGGCACCCCGGGCACCGACCCGCGCTTCGTGGCCATGGTGCGGGAGTTGGTCACCGAGCGGACCGACCCGGACGGCGCGCAGCTGCGCCGCCGCCTGGGCGACCTGCCGATGTGGGACACCTGCCCCACCGTCTGCTGCGTGCCGACCCGCCGCCCCTGA
- a CDS encoding HAD-IIA family hydrolase, whose protein sequence is MHDRKPVESWLTDMDGVLVHEGQPVPGAPEFINRLRSSGKPFLVLTNNSIYTPRDLTARLSRMGLDVPEESIWSSALATGQFLADQRPGGTAYVIGEAGLTTALHAVGYVLTDFAPDYVVLGETRTYSFEAITKAVRLINDGARFICTNPDVTGPSVEGALPAAGSVAAMISKATGVEPYFVGKPNPMMMRSALNTINAHSESTAMIGDRMDTDILCGLEAGLETILVLTGISSRTEAERYPYRPSRIINSVADLLDEV, encoded by the coding sequence ATGCATGACCGCAAGCCCGTCGAGAGCTGGCTGACCGACATGGACGGCGTGCTCGTGCACGAGGGCCAGCCGGTGCCCGGCGCGCCGGAGTTCATCAACCGGCTGCGCTCCTCGGGCAAGCCGTTCCTGGTGCTGACCAACAACTCGATCTACACCCCGCGCGACCTGACCGCCCGGCTGAGCCGGATGGGGCTGGACGTGCCGGAGGAGTCGATCTGGTCCTCCGCGCTGGCCACCGGCCAGTTCCTCGCCGACCAGCGGCCGGGCGGCACCGCGTACGTGATCGGGGAGGCGGGGCTGACCACGGCGCTGCACGCGGTCGGTTACGTGCTCACCGACTTCGCCCCGGACTACGTGGTGCTCGGTGAGACCCGCACCTACAGCTTCGAGGCGATCACCAAGGCGGTCCGGTTGATCAACGACGGGGCCCGGTTCATCTGCACCAACCCCGATGTCACCGGCCCGTCGGTGGAGGGCGCGCTGCCCGCCGCCGGCTCGGTCGCCGCCATGATCTCCAAGGCGACCGGGGTGGAGCCGTACTTCGTCGGCAAGCCGAACCCGATGATGATGCGCTCGGCGCTGAACACCATCAACGCGCACTCCGAGAGCACCGCGATGATCGGTGACCGGATGGACACCGACATCCTGTGCGGGCTGGAGGCCGGGCTGGAGACCATCCTGGTGCTCACCGGGATCAGCAGCCGCACCGAGGCGGAGCGCTACCCGTACCGCCCGTCCCGGATCATCAACTCGGTGGCGGACCTGCTCGACGAGGTCTGA
- a CDS encoding DUF3097 domain-containing protein, with amino-acid sequence MAGRYGEDVLAGDWRRRKVTPEVDAEPDLVVEDADSGFCGAVVGFESGAVVLEDRHGRRRNFPLLPAAFLLDGRPVTLRRPTRAPVPTARRRTASGSVAVDNVRAQVARASRIWVEGIHDAALVERIWGDDLRIESVVVEPLDGIDALDAEVRDFGPAPTRRLGVLVDHLVPGSKESRIVARVTSPYVLVTGHPYVDVWQAVKPAALGIAAWPVVPPGRPWKEGVCAALGVAEPADMWRHILSRVNTFADVETPLINAMERLIDFVTEAP; translated from the coding sequence ATGGCGGGGCGATACGGCGAGGACGTGTTGGCGGGCGACTGGCGGCGGCGGAAGGTCACCCCCGAGGTGGACGCCGAGCCGGATCTCGTGGTGGAGGACGCCGACTCCGGGTTCTGCGGGGCGGTGGTGGGCTTCGAATCGGGCGCGGTGGTGCTGGAGGACCGGCACGGCCGGCGGCGCAACTTCCCCCTGCTGCCGGCGGCGTTCCTGCTCGACGGTCGCCCGGTGACGCTGCGCCGCCCGACCCGCGCGCCGGTGCCGACGGCCCGCCGGCGCACCGCGTCCGGCTCGGTGGCGGTGGACAACGTCCGCGCCCAGGTGGCCAGGGCCAGCCGGATCTGGGTGGAGGGCATCCACGACGCGGCGCTGGTCGAGCGGATCTGGGGTGACGACCTGCGGATCGAGAGCGTGGTCGTGGAGCCGCTGGACGGCATCGACGCCCTCGACGCCGAGGTGCGCGACTTCGGCCCGGCCCCGACCCGGCGACTCGGCGTACTCGTCGACCACCTGGTGCCGGGCAGCAAGGAGAGCCGGATCGTGGCCCGGGTGACCTCGCCGTACGTGCTGGTGACCGGGCATCCGTACGTGGACGTCTGGCAGGCGGTCAAGCCGGCGGCGCTGGGCATCGCGGCGTGGCCGGTGGTACCGCCGGGGCGGCCGTGGAAGGAGGGGGTCTGCGCGGCCCTCGGGGTGGCCGAGCCGGCCGACATGTGGCGGCACATCCTGTCCCGGGTGAACACCTTCGCCGACGTGGAGACCCCCCTGATCAACGCCATGGAACGCCTCATCGACTTCGTCACCGAAGCCCCCTGA
- a CDS encoding serine hydrolase domain-containing protein, producing MTLLPETARQIDAQVAQAQADGRAPSLVLGVVRDGTLAHVAAAGEHPRPDVDLQYRLGSISKTMTATLIMQLRDAGRLALDDRLEQHLPGTGVGRLTLRQLLGHASGIQREPEGDWWERAAGVDLSTLLADVDADKIAYPPHATYHYSNLAYGLLGGVLERHTGKPWADLLDERILTPLGLHRTTYAATEPFARGYVVHPWHDTLREEPRTDTGAMAPAGQLWSTIEDLGRWAAFLADPDPSVLAAETLTEMCAPVVISDLDSWTGGHGLGLELYRDGERVYVGHGGSMPGYVAALAVHRPTRTAVVGFANAYGFPITGLGRRLLTTVLDAEPAFPQPWRPATDAPLAELAELTGRWWWMGTSLDLNWDAGDLVAHVRGERVSRFVAEGTDRWRGRSGPETGEILSVLRDDSGRAVAVDIATFVFTRSPDEVP from the coding sequence TTGACCCTGCTGCCGGAAACCGCCCGACAGATCGACGCCCAGGTGGCCCAGGCACAGGCCGACGGCCGCGCCCCGTCGCTGGTGCTGGGCGTGGTCCGCGACGGCACGCTGGCGCACGTCGCCGCCGCCGGCGAGCACCCCCGCCCGGACGTCGACCTGCAGTACCGGCTCGGCTCGATCAGCAAGACGATGACCGCCACCCTGATCATGCAGTTGCGCGACGCCGGCCGACTGGCCCTCGATGACCGGCTGGAGCAGCACCTGCCGGGCACCGGCGTGGGCAGGCTCACCCTGCGCCAACTGCTCGGGCACGCCAGCGGCATCCAGCGTGAACCCGAGGGTGACTGGTGGGAGCGGGCGGCGGGCGTCGACCTGAGCACTCTGCTCGCCGACGTCGACGCCGACAAGATCGCCTACCCGCCGCACGCCACGTACCACTACTCCAACCTGGCGTACGGGCTGCTCGGCGGGGTGCTCGAACGACACACCGGCAAGCCGTGGGCCGACCTGCTCGACGAACGGATCCTCACCCCGCTGGGCCTGCACCGCACCACCTACGCGGCCACTGAACCGTTCGCCCGCGGCTACGTCGTCCACCCGTGGCACGACACGCTGCGCGAGGAGCCCCGCACCGACACCGGGGCGATGGCCCCGGCCGGGCAGCTCTGGTCGACGATCGAGGACCTGGGCCGGTGGGCGGCGTTCCTGGCCGACCCGGACCCGTCGGTGCTGGCCGCCGAGACGCTGACCGAGATGTGCGCGCCCGTGGTGATCAGCGACCTCGACTCCTGGACCGGCGGGCACGGCCTGGGGCTGGAGCTCTACCGGGACGGCGAACGCGTGTACGTCGGGCACGGCGGCTCGATGCCCGGGTACGTGGCCGCCCTCGCGGTGCACCGGCCCACCCGTACCGCCGTGGTCGGCTTCGCCAACGCGTACGGCTTCCCGATCACCGGGCTCGGCCGCCGGCTGCTGACCACCGTGCTGGACGCCGAGCCGGCGTTCCCGCAGCCGTGGCGGCCGGCCACCGACGCGCCTTTGGCCGAGCTGGCCGAGCTGACCGGCCGCTGGTGGTGGATGGGCACCTCGCTGGACCTGAACTGGGACGCGGGTGACCTGGTGGCCCACGTACGCGGTGAGCGGGTGAGCCGGTTCGTCGCCGAGGGGACGGACCGCTGGCGGGGACGCTCCGGCCCGGAGACCGGCGAGATCCTGTCGGTGCTACGCGACGACAGCGGACGGGCGGTGGCGGTCGACATCGCCACGTTCGTCTTCACGCGCAGCCCCGACGAGGTCCCCTGA
- a CDS encoding NfeD family protein: MDAVVWIVLGVLLVVAEVFTTTLFLIMFGVGAFAAAGAAALGAPVAVQALVFAVVSALSLVVVRPVIRRHQRSALDSGEQPFGVEAIEGSMALVLERVDAERGLVKIDGEMWSARSYDTTQTYAPGERVRVIKVRGATALVWQDDVSSAGELPEARG, from the coding sequence GTGGACGCCGTGGTGTGGATCGTTTTGGGTGTGCTGCTGGTTGTCGCCGAGGTCTTCACGACGACGCTTTTTCTGATCATGTTCGGGGTCGGCGCGTTCGCCGCCGCGGGCGCTGCCGCTCTGGGCGCGCCGGTGGCGGTGCAGGCGTTGGTGTTCGCGGTGGTGTCGGCGCTGAGTCTGGTGGTGGTCCGGCCGGTCATCCGGCGGCACCAGCGGTCGGCACTGGACAGCGGCGAGCAGCCGTTCGGCGTGGAGGCCATCGAGGGCTCCATGGCGTTGGTGCTGGAGCGGGTGGACGCCGAGCGTGGCCTCGTCAAGATTGACGGGGAGATGTGGAGCGCCCGGTCGTACGACACGACGCAGACGTACGCGCCCGGTGAACGGGTGCGAGTGATAAAGGTCCGGGGCGCGACCGCCCTGGTCTGGCAGGACGACGTTTCTTCCGCCGGCGAGCTGCCGGAAGCGAGAGGGTGA
- a CDS encoding SPFH domain-containing protein, protein MTAIGVLLIAVALIAVVTLAKAVRIVPQQRQDVVERLGKYKRTLSPGLNLLVPFVDAVRTKVDMREQVVSFPPQPVITSDNLVVSIDTVLYFKVVDSVRATYEISSFLQAIEQLTVTTLRNVIGSLDLERALTSRDEINRHLSGVLDETTGRWGIKVTRVEIKAIEPPASIRDSMEKQMRAERDRRAAILTAEGHKQSVILTAEGDKQSAVLRADGDRQARILQAEGQAKAIRTVFDAIHQANPSQKVLAYQYLQALPQIAQGSANKVWIIPAELTKALEGMGGALGGLSQMVGDLPAPEAADQASQVEREAAEAAQAAADAAQQIHDEVRVAEAQATGTKGPQGLPAPEPVSPASLVSDPTDQRERE, encoded by the coding sequence ATGACGGCCATAGGCGTACTGCTGATCGCAGTGGCGTTGATCGCGGTGGTGACCCTGGCGAAGGCGGTGCGGATCGTGCCGCAGCAGCGCCAGGACGTGGTGGAACGGCTCGGCAAGTACAAGCGCACGCTCAGCCCTGGCCTCAACCTGTTGGTGCCGTTCGTCGATGCGGTGCGCACCAAGGTCGACATGCGGGAGCAGGTGGTCAGCTTCCCGCCGCAGCCGGTGATCACCTCGGACAACCTGGTGGTCTCGATCGACACGGTCCTCTACTTCAAGGTGGTCGACTCGGTCCGGGCGACGTACGAGATCTCCAGCTTCCTGCAGGCCATCGAGCAGCTCACCGTCACCACGCTGCGTAACGTGATCGGCTCGCTTGACCTGGAGCGGGCGCTGACCAGCCGGGACGAGATCAACCGGCACCTCTCCGGCGTGCTGGACGAGACCACCGGCCGCTGGGGCATCAAGGTGACCCGGGTGGAGATCAAGGCGATCGAGCCGCCGGCCAGCATCCGCGACTCGATGGAGAAGCAGATGCGCGCCGAGCGGGACCGTCGCGCGGCGATCCTCACCGCCGAGGGCCACAAGCAGTCGGTGATCCTCACCGCCGAGGGTGACAAGCAGTCGGCGGTGCTGCGCGCCGACGGTGACCGGCAGGCCCGGATCCTGCAGGCCGAGGGTCAGGCGAAGGCGATTCGGACCGTCTTCGACGCGATCCACCAGGCGAACCCGAGCCAGAAGGTGCTCGCCTACCAGTACCTGCAGGCCCTGCCGCAGATCGCCCAGGGCAGCGCCAACAAGGTCTGGATCATCCCGGCCGAGCTGACCAAGGCACTGGAGGGGATGGGTGGCGCGCTCGGCGGGCTGAGCCAGATGGTGGGGGACCTGCCCGCGCCGGAGGCCGCCGACCAGGCGAGCCAGGTCGAGCGCGAGGCCGCGGAGGCCGCGCAGGCCGCGGCGGACGCCGCCCAGCAGATCCACGACGAGGTACGCGTCGCCGAGGCGCAGGCCACCGGTACCAAGGGACCGCAGGGGCTGCCGGCGCCGGAGCCGGTCTCGCCGGCCAGCCTGGTCAGCGACCCGACCGACCAGCGCGAGCGCGAGTGA
- a CDS encoding response regulator transcription factor: MLLAEDMHLIRGALAALIALEADMHVAGEVATGEAAVALAIEVRPEVVVLDIQMPGRLDGLDAARELRERAPECGLLMLTSAGNPDLLRRALAIGARGFMVKDAPPVRLAEAIRRVAAGETVVDPDLAAAAIAGRPNPLSPREAEVLRRAGEGADLAEIAAEFFLSKGTVRNYLGAIVTKLAARNRLDAVRIAVEKGWI; this comes from the coding sequence GTGCTGTTGGCTGAGGACATGCATCTCATTCGGGGTGCGTTGGCCGCGCTGATCGCGTTGGAAGCGGATATGCACGTGGCCGGGGAGGTCGCGACGGGCGAGGCGGCGGTGGCACTGGCCATCGAGGTGCGGCCCGAGGTGGTGGTCCTGGACATTCAGATGCCGGGTCGACTGGACGGCCTGGACGCGGCCCGCGAGTTGCGGGAGCGGGCACCGGAGTGCGGGCTTCTGATGCTGACCTCCGCGGGGAATCCGGATCTCCTCCGGCGGGCGTTGGCGATCGGTGCGCGGGGGTTCATGGTGAAGGACGCGCCGCCGGTGCGGTTGGCTGAGGCCATCCGCCGGGTGGCGGCGGGCGAGACGGTGGTGGACCCTGACCTGGCTGCCGCCGCGATCGCCGGTCGACCCAATCCGCTGAGCCCGCGCGAGGCGGAGGTGCTGCGCCGGGCGGGTGAGGGGGCGGACCTGGCCGAGATCGCGGCGGAGTTCTTTCTCAGCAAGGGGACGGTACGCAACTACCTGGGCGCGATCGTCACGAAGTTAGCCGCGCGTAACCGGCTCGACGCGGTCCGGATCGCGGTCGAAAAGGGCTGGATATAG